The DNA window CAACGACCGAGCGGCAACTCCTCCCCCCCGACTGGCGCCCTTTGCTGAAGGAAGCCCCGCCGGCACTGCGAATCTCGCGCGCATGAGCAAACCTGACACCACCGTCATCTTCTCACGCACCCACGAGAACGCTGCGCTTCCTCGCAAAGCCAACTCCACAGACGCCTGCTTCGACCTCTCCACCCCAGCCCCCGTGACCCTCGCCCCCCGTTCGACGACCATCGTCGACCTCGGGCTCGCGCTGCAGCTGGAAGCCGGTTGGGAAGCACAGGTGCGAGGGCGCAGCGGTCTGGCGTGCAGAGGCATCGTTGTTCATCCGGGCACCATCGACCATCTCTACCGACAGCCGCTCAAGGCCATCATCCACAACATCAGTGACTCCGAGCACGTCTTCGAAGCGGGTCAGCGCATCGTGCAGATGAAGATCGAGCGCGTCTGGGAGGTGCACCTGCTCGAGGGCGAGATTGCGCCCACAGACCGCGGAGGGCTGGGCAGCACCGGCGTCTGAGCGCACCCGTGAAGCGCCGCCGAAGCCGCACCTCTGGCACTTCGTCGGGGCAGAGATCGGCCTGTTCGGCCGCTCTCCTAGAGCGTCAGGCCGTCGAGCTCACTGGTGGTCGTGGCCTCTTCTCCCATGGAGAACGTCAGCATGGCCTCAGGCGTGATCTCGAGGTTGCCTATCGCCTCGCGAAGACGTCGCACGGCGCGCGCGTGGATCTGTGAGATGCGCTGCTTGGAGACCCCCATGGTTCGAGCGATCGCCTCGAAGTTCACGCCCTCGAAATAATGCTTTCGAATCAGCAGCTGCTCACGATCCTGGAGGCTGTTGATGGCATCTCTGAGGGTGGCGCGCTGCTCGACGAACTCGGCCTCGAGCTCGGGAGCCCCCATTCCTCGATCTTTCACGGTGTCGAGCAGCGTCACGTCTTCATCGGCAGAAGCGCCGAGGGGCTGGTCGAGAGAAAGAAGGTACGAGCACCCCAGGTCGTTGATGAGCTCGTACACTTCCTTGGCGCTCAGCTTGAGCTCTTCCGCCAGCTCGGCCTCGGTGGCGGTACGACCCGTGGCCTGGGTGATCTTGTCCATGGCCTTCTGGAGCTCACGCACCTTGCCTCGCGTGCGCTCGGGAACCCAGTCGAGGGTTCGCAGGCCGTTGTATATCGAGCCACGCACCACAGGCGTGGCATAGGTCTCGAACTTGACGCCTCGCGCGGGGTCGAAGGCATCGATGGCGCGCATGAGACCGAAGGTGCCGTCGCTGATGAGATCATCGAGCTCGACACCCGTGCGAAACTTGCGCGCCACCCCTCTGGCAATGCTCTCGACCAGGGGGAGGAAGCGCTCGACGAGCAGCTCACGCGCGGAGCCGTCTTGTTCGTCTTTCGCCAATCTCCAGAGCTGGGCCACATCCATTCCGGGGGTCATCCTCCGCGCAATCGACGAGACCAGCAGCCAACCTGCCCCAGAGGAGAGCCCAGCCTCACGCCGATCACGTCAGCAGTCGTCAGGGCTCTTTCTGGTTGCGGAGCTGCTCGTACATGATGCTCGCCAGGCCAATGCCGCCAGATTGCGACCAGGCCTTGGCACGCTCATCGTCGAGCATGCCCTCGAACATCTCCTGCTCTTTGTTGGGCTCGCCTGTCAGGCTCGTCTTGGGAACGGTCTTTCGCATCTCCTGGAAGAGCTGCTTGAGAAACACCTGCTCGTACTGCTGGACTGCGTCCTTGAGCTTCGCGTCTTCACGCTGCTTCTTCGAAGGATCGTAATCCCCCGCCGAGCCAGGCGGAATCGGACTCATTCCGTCGATCATCGCACTGCCCTCCGTACTTTACGCCACACTGGCGTGTCTCCTGCAGAGCCCTTGCGGGCTCATGCGTCCGGGGGTGCGCAGCCTTCCTGAGAAGGCTGCGCACCTCGCTGTCAGAAAGGCGACTAGCCCTTCTGCATCTGATTGGTCATGCGCATCATCTCGTCTGCGGCCTGAACGCCCTTCTGGGACATCTCGAACGCGCGCTGCGCCTGGACGATGCTGATCATCTCCTCGACCACGTTGATGTTCGACTTCTCGAGGTGGCCCTGGGCGATGCCGCCAAGACCGAGGTTCTTGTCGTTGGGCGTGCCCACGACATGCGAACCCGCCACACCACGCATATCGGCAGAGTTGACGTAGAGGTTGCCCCCGATCGCCTTGAGACCGTTCGGGTTCAGGAACTTCGTGAGCATCAGCTGGCCGATCTTCACGTCGCTTCCCTTGGCGTCGGTGCAGTGCATGGTGCCATCGGGGTCGACCGTGAAGTTCGTGGCGCCATTGGGCATCTTCACGCCGTAGTGCACCTTGCCGCTCGAATCCTTGGCCAGGATCGAGAAGCCCGCTGCGTTCACGATCTCGCCCTTGGTGGCGTCGTACTTGAGCGCGCCGTCACGGGTGTAGGCCTCGCCGTCCGGCGTGCTCACCGTGATGAAGCCGTCGCCCTGGACAGCCAGATCGTAGGGGCTGTCGGTGCGCTGCACCGTGCCCTGGGTGAAGTTCTTCTGCGTGGACGCAGCGCGAACGCCCATACCG is part of the Pseudomonadota bacterium genome and encodes:
- a CDS encoding dUTP diphosphatase produces the protein MSKPDTTVIFSRTHENAALPRKANSTDACFDLSTPAPVTLAPRSTTIVDLGLALQLEAGWEAQVRGRSGLACRGIVVHPGTIDHLYRQPLKAIIHNISDSEHVFEAGQRIVQMKIERVWEVHLLEGEIAPTDRGGLGSTGV
- a CDS encoding FliA/WhiG family RNA polymerase sigma factor; amino-acid sequence: MTPGMDVAQLWRLAKDEQDGSARELLVERFLPLVESIARGVARKFRTGVELDDLISDGTFGLMRAIDAFDPARGVKFETYATPVVRGSIYNGLRTLDWVPERTRGKVRELQKAMDKITQATGRTATEAELAEELKLSAKEVYELINDLGCSYLLSLDQPLGASADEDVTLLDTVKDRGMGAPELEAEFVEQRATLRDAINSLQDREQLLIRKHYFEGVNFEAIARTMGVSKQRISQIHARAVRRLREAIGNLEITPEAMLTFSMGEEATTTSELDGLTL
- a CDS encoding flagellar hook-basal body complex protein — protein: MMRALYTAASGMMAQQLNIDNISNNLANVQSVGFKKSRVDFQDLLYAHMQDPNATATGGTQIGMGVRAASTQKNFTQGTVQRTDSPYDLAVQGDGFITVSTPDGEAYTRDGALKYDATKGEIVNAAGFSILAKDSSGKVHYGVKMPNGATNFTVDPDGTMHCTDAKGSDVKIGQLMLTKFLNPNGLKAIGGNLYVNSADMRGVAGSHVVGTPNDKNLGLGGIAQGHLEKSNINVVEEMISIVQAQRAFEMSQKGVQAADEMMRMTNQMQKG